A window of the Desulfovibrio oxyclinae DSM 11498 genome harbors these coding sequences:
- a CDS encoding methionyl-tRNA formyltransferase has protein sequence MNRGKTIAIAGNQSTCADTLRAVRQAGYDVACLLHMDASHSDGIADYQDLRPLAESLGVPVVHPATYAMKDDASRRQFEDIGIDLLISAGWQRLFPEWFLETLSIGAFGMHGSAEPLPRGRGRSPMNWSIIEGRDRFYTNLFKYDPGVDSGEIVGTQRFDITERDTIRSLRHKNTLSQIRLLLEHLPALLDGTAPTHPQPQDVTPTYYPKRTPEDGVIDWREPVERIDRLVRAVSRPYPGAYTTCDGTRINVWGGAPFDTSLRFDDATPGTVVGAFHDGTFAVKAGDGSYFVSDWDSPDGWTPAEDNVLHSEHNRSLEKLEAMYAQTDHEGFGFTRRQYSQLLDALSDGGYECGFYDEPLTAGRTLFLRHDVDKSPAMALEMARMEHEKGFCAAYFFMLRGGLYNILEPETAAAIRAIAQLGHRIGLHCDPSRIPDAPDDIDAAVTAELELFRKACPVEIGNMVTFHNPPAEVVNRAPRTDAYVSGYDPRFMLPETKYISESNAHWREGHPGEMIRSGQWDRLQILVHPMWWMWDEPVRTTEILARILKKRGAEQDSYLRSSNSLWQQFHEGPRS, from the coding sequence ATGAACCGCGGCAAGACCATCGCCATAGCGGGCAACCAGTCCACCTGCGCAGACACCCTGCGCGCCGTGCGCCAAGCGGGATACGACGTGGCCTGCCTGCTGCACATGGACGCTTCCCACAGCGACGGAATTGCCGACTATCAGGACTTGCGCCCGCTGGCCGAAAGCCTCGGGGTCCCGGTGGTGCACCCCGCCACCTACGCCATGAAGGACGACGCCAGCAGACGCCAGTTCGAGGACATTGGCATCGACCTGCTCATCTCCGCCGGGTGGCAGCGGCTGTTTCCCGAGTGGTTTCTCGAAACCCTGAGCATCGGAGCCTTCGGAATGCACGGCAGCGCGGAACCGCTGCCGAGAGGCCGCGGCCGCTCCCCCATGAACTGGTCCATCATCGAAGGCAGGGACCGCTTCTACACGAACCTTTTCAAGTACGACCCCGGCGTGGATTCCGGCGAGATCGTCGGCACCCAGCGTTTCGACATCACCGAGCGCGACACCATCCGGAGCCTGCGGCACAAGAACACCCTGAGCCAGATCAGGCTGCTTTTGGAGCACCTGCCCGCGCTGCTGGACGGCACCGCGCCAACGCATCCGCAGCCGCAGGACGTGACACCCACCTACTACCCCAAGCGCACGCCCGAAGACGGCGTCATTGACTGGCGTGAACCGGTAGAACGCATCGACAGGCTCGTGCGCGCCGTATCAAGACCGTATCCCGGAGCGTATACCACCTGTGACGGCACCCGCATCAATGTCTGGGGCGGCGCGCCCTTCGACACCAGCCTGCGCTTTGATGATGCAACTCCCGGCACCGTGGTGGGCGCGTTCCACGACGGCACTTTTGCGGTCAAAGCGGGCGATGGGAGCTATTTTGTGTCCGACTGGGACTCCCCGGATGGTTGGACGCCCGCCGAGGACAACGTTTTGCACAGCGAGCACAACCGCAGTCTGGAAAAGCTTGAAGCCATGTATGCCCAGACAGACCACGAAGGGTTCGGCTTCACCCGCAGGCAGTACTCGCAGCTTCTGGACGCCCTTTCGGACGGCGGCTACGAATGCGGCTTCTATGATGAGCCGTTGACGGCCGGGCGCACCCTTTTCCTGCGCCACGACGTGGACAAGAGCCCGGCCATGGCGTTGGAGATGGCCCGCATGGAACATGAAAAGGGTTTTTGCGCAGCATATTTCTTCATGCTCCGGGGCGGACTGTACAATATTCTGGAGCCGGAGACCGCAGCCGCCATCAGGGCCATCGCGCAGTTGGGGCACCGCATCGGCCTGCACTGCGATCCGAGCCGCATCCCGGACGCCCCTGACGACATCGACGCCGCGGTGACTGCCGAGTTGGAGCTTTTCCGCAAGGCGTGCCCGGTGGAGATCGGCAACATGGTCACTTTCCACAACCCGCCTGCCGAGGTGGTCAACCGCGCGCCCCGCACGGACGCCTACGTCAGCGGCTACGATCCGCGCTTCATGCTGCCGGAGACCAAGTACATCAGCGAGAGCAACGCCCACTGGCGCGAGGGGCACCCCGGTGAGATGATCCGCTCAGGCCAGTGGGACAGGCTGCAAATACTCGTGCACCCCATGTGGTGGATGTGGGACGAGCCCGTGAGGACCACGGAGATTCTCGCGCGGATTCTGAAAAAGCGAGGCGCAGAGCAGGACAGCTACCTGCGCTCGTCCAACAGCCTGTGGCAACAATTCCACGAAGGGCCCCGGAGTTAG
- the asnB gene encoding asparagine synthase (glutamine-hydrolyzing), whose translation MCGICGILDLSGRNPSHEALQGMTDAIAHRGPDGEGVFVSGPAGLGHRRLAILDLSPTGAQPMRTGDGRFSISYNGELYNFRELRQDLEHRGHSFRSTSDTEVVLKAYAEWGARCVERFNGMFAFAVWDDRRRELFLARDRYGIKPLYYAFFGRTFLFGSEQKAILAHPEARREIDFEGLLEYFTFQNFFTDKTLSKGVRLFHPGCTATLGADAVGGELSLRRYWDFDFTEPDTHLTEDEYLEELDHLFNNAVKRQMVSDVELGAYLSGGIDSGSISAVAAGEQSYIKSFTCGFDLSSASGLELTFDERATAERMSYMFKTEHYEMVLKAGDMERCLPDLTRHLEEPRVGQSYPNFYAAKLASRFVKVVLSGSGGDELFGGYPWRYYRALVCDDFEHYVDQYYVFWQRLIPNRLIQQVFAPVWSEVKHVWTRDIFCDVFGQRRTLPCTPEQAVNNSLYFEAKTFLHGLLVVEDKLSMAHGLENRVPFLDNDLVDFATKVPVSMKLNNLHHVVSMNENEVGPKFKRYFQKTNDGKRLLRRLASRFVPEDITMNIKQGFSAPDASWFKGDSIRFVAETLIKNDAAIYEFLDPDAVRKLVMEHLEGTQNRRLLIWSLLNVEQWLRQFKGAA comes from the coding sequence ATGTGCGGCATCTGCGGAATACTCGATCTTTCGGGCAGGAACCCGTCGCATGAAGCGTTGCAGGGCATGACCGACGCCATCGCCCATCGCGGCCCGGACGGCGAAGGGGTTTTCGTCAGCGGCCCCGCCGGGCTCGGACACCGGCGGCTGGCCATTCTGGACCTCTCCCCGACCGGAGCGCAGCCTATGCGAACCGGCGACGGCCGGTTCTCCATTTCCTACAATGGCGAACTCTACAATTTCCGGGAACTCCGTCAGGATCTGGAACACCGTGGCCACAGCTTTCGCTCCACATCCGACACCGAGGTGGTGCTCAAGGCCTACGCCGAGTGGGGCGCACGCTGCGTGGAGCGCTTCAACGGCATGTTCGCCTTTGCCGTGTGGGACGACCGCAGGCGCGAACTTTTTCTGGCGCGGGACCGCTACGGCATCAAGCCGCTCTACTACGCCTTCTTCGGCCGCACCTTTCTGTTCGGCTCCGAGCAGAAGGCCATCCTCGCGCACCCCGAGGCGCGACGGGAGATCGACTTCGAAGGGCTGCTCGAATACTTCACCTTCCAGAATTTCTTCACGGACAAGACCCTGTCCAAGGGCGTCAGGCTCTTTCACCCGGGCTGCACCGCCACCCTCGGCGCGGACGCTGTCGGTGGCGAGCTTTCGCTTCGTCGCTACTGGGATTTCGACTTCACGGAGCCGGACACGCATCTGACCGAGGACGAATATCTCGAAGAGCTCGACCACCTCTTCAACAATGCGGTGAAGCGACAGATGGTCAGCGACGTGGAGTTGGGCGCCTACCTCTCCGGCGGCATCGACTCCGGATCCATTTCCGCCGTGGCGGCCGGTGAGCAGTCCTACATCAAGAGCTTCACCTGCGGCTTCGACCTGAGTTCGGCCTCGGGGCTGGAGCTGACCTTTGACGAACGGGCCACGGCAGAGCGCATGTCGTACATGTTCAAGACCGAGCATTACGAGATGGTGCTCAAGGCCGGCGACATGGAACGCTGCCTGCCGGATCTGACCCGGCATCTGGAAGAGCCGCGCGTGGGCCAGAGCTACCCGAATTTCTACGCGGCCAAGCTCGCCTCGCGCTTCGTCAAGGTGGTCCTGAGCGGTTCCGGCGGCGACGAGTTGTTCGGCGGCTATCCGTGGCGCTATTACAGGGCGCTGGTCTGCGACGACTTCGAACACTATGTGGATCAGTATTACGTCTTCTGGCAGCGGCTGATTCCCAACCGACTCATCCAGCAGGTCTTCGCGCCCGTCTGGTCCGAAGTAAAACACGTCTGGACGCGGGACATCTTCTGCGACGTGTTCGGCCAGCGCCGGACCCTGCCCTGCACCCCGGAGCAGGCGGTGAACAACTCCCTGTATTTCGAAGCCAAGACCTTCCTGCACGGCCTGCTGGTGGTGGAAGACAAGCTCTCCATGGCCCACGGGCTGGAGAACCGCGTGCCGTTTCTGGACAACGACCTCGTGGACTTCGCCACCAAGGTGCCCGTGAGCATGAAGCTCAACAACCTGCACCATGTCGTCTCCATGAACGAGAACGAGGTCGGACCCAAGTTCAAGCGGTATTTCCAGAAGACCAACGACGGCAAGCGCCTGCTGCGACGTCTGGCCTCCCGTTTCGTGCCCGAGGACATCACCATGAACATCAAGCAGGGCTTTTCCGCGCCCGACGCGTCATGGTTCAAGGGCGACAGCATCCGCTTCGTGGCCGAAACCCTTATCAAGAACGATGCGGCCATTTATGAGTTCCTCGACCCCGACGCCGTGCGGAAGCTGGTCATGGAGCATCTGGAAGGGACACAGAACCGGCGCCTGCTCATCTGGTCCCTGCTCAACGTCGAGCAGTGGCTGCGGCAGTTCAAGGGGGCGGCATGA
- a CDS encoding cytidylyltransferase domain-containing protein, with amino-acid sequence MLKQKADFVARYFHNQELSLLKWAQQKELELSKVVVQIPARMNSSRLKNKNVMDLCGKPLLAYTAQIAKRLRGVDQVIINTDSAHYASIAEQYGVNAPFLRPAELAKDHSSITWATYYLVRHFVDADYPLKAIITLMPTSPFRNLNAIQHLVDQLLANGAAYTALRADAMLSPYADENGHPVLQGCAPRTGCLPAKTLGNFSGELLIKKNIEKCCIQYIDDPVELIDIDTKQDFEMAKYVLENDLYDFGL; translated from the coding sequence ATGCTCAAGCAAAAAGCAGACTTTGTAGCACGCTACTTCCATAATCAGGAGCTTTCGCTTCTGAAATGGGCTCAGCAAAAAGAGCTGGAGCTGTCCAAGGTCGTCGTTCAGATTCCGGCGCGAATGAACTCGTCGCGCCTAAAGAACAAGAACGTCATGGACCTGTGCGGCAAGCCGCTTCTTGCTTATACCGCCCAGATCGCCAAGCGACTGCGCGGCGTGGATCAGGTCATCATAAACACCGACTCCGCCCACTATGCCTCCATCGCCGAACAGTACGGCGTGAATGCCCCTTTCCTGCGTCCCGCGGAGCTCGCCAAGGACCACTCTTCCATAACATGGGCAACATACTATCTGGTGCGGCACTTTGTTGATGCGGACTATCCGCTCAAGGCGATCATCACGCTCATGCCCACCTCCCCCTTTCGCAACCTGAACGCCATTCAGCACCTGGTTGACCAACTCCTCGCAAACGGAGCCGCCTACACCGCCCTCCGCGCCGACGCCATGCTTTCGCCCTATGCCGACGAAAACGGGCATCCCGTCCTTCAGGGCTGTGCACCCCGAACCGGATGCCTCCCAGCCAAGACCCTTGGCAATTTCTCCGGTGAACTCCTCATCAAGAAGAACATTGAAAAGTGCTGCATACAGTACATCGATGACCCGGTGGAGTTGATCGACATTGACACCAAACAGGACTTCGAGATGGCGAAATATGTCCTTGAAAACGATCTTTACGATTTCGGATTATAA
- a CDS encoding metallophosphoesterase family protein, producing MILGFLSDSHGCFEALEKGLEALRRHGAEQIFHLGDSVGYFPGWSAADALRRESIPCLKGNHEAMLLLDEQDPAKDPMTQLGTTARQASPVQLEWVSQLPQSLRIEQDDVRILMVHGSPREPLREYIYPDTSLEPFFDVDADVVVMGHTHRADLREVGGKTFINTGSCALPRHPGGLGSAAVLDTGTGHGELIRFPIGTETRKAAARLSLHEEIINRIAQYPES from the coding sequence ATGATCCTTGGTTTCCTCTCGGACTCGCACGGCTGCTTCGAAGCGTTGGAAAAAGGACTTGAGGCTTTGCGTCGACACGGTGCCGAGCAGATTTTTCACCTTGGAGACAGCGTCGGATATTTCCCCGGTTGGAGCGCTGCGGACGCGCTGCGTCGCGAAAGCATCCCCTGCCTGAAGGGCAACCATGAAGCCATGCTGCTTCTGGACGAACAGGATCCAGCAAAAGACCCCATGACGCAGCTGGGAACCACCGCGCGTCAGGCTTCGCCCGTCCAGCTTGAGTGGGTGTCGCAACTTCCGCAGAGCCTTCGCATCGAACAGGACGACGTAAGGATTCTCATGGTGCACGGATCACCAAGAGAACCGCTGCGGGAATACATCTACCCGGACACTTCGCTGGAACCGTTTTTCGACGTGGATGCGGACGTGGTGGTCATGGGCCACACCCACCGGGCCGACCTGCGCGAAGTCGGGGGCAAAACGTTCATCAATACGGGAAGCTGCGCCCTGCCCCGCCATCCCGGTGGCCTCGGCTCCGCAGCAGTGCTGGATACCGGCACCGGACACGGCGAACTGATTCGTTTCCCCATAGGGACCGAGACGCGCAAAGCGGCCGCCCGGCTGTCGCTTCACGAAGAAATTATCAACCGTATCGCCCAATACCCCGAATCCTGA
- a CDS encoding glycosyltransferase yields MTAPQRICIIHPNPGPECETFIRAHAERLQSVVEVLYGGHMPLFRKDGSTLHPDLPADAARLFSPSGAVENEMHEQATETMADFLRDNHIDAVLAEYGPTGVAMLEPCRRADVPLVTHFHGFDASLKPVLAKYREGYARLFGNAAAIVAVSLEMRRDLLHLGASEDRLHVNPYGVDASLFDSATPADAAPRFISVGRFVDKKAPETVVCAFAEVARMIPEASLRMIGDGVLRESAMRLARNLGLSDRIDFPGNLPHEEVAEAMRAARCFVQHSVTPETGDKEGTPNSVLEASASGLPVVSTRHAGIREAVVHETTGLLCEEGELDAMTENMLRMARDPQLAALYGQAGREHVRTNYDFATQLGRLEAIVAEATRSGGAHG; encoded by the coding sequence ATGACCGCACCGCAGCGAATCTGCATCATCCACCCCAACCCGGGCCCGGAGTGCGAAACCTTCATCAGGGCGCACGCCGAGCGCCTGCAATCGGTGGTGGAAGTCCTGTATGGCGGGCATATGCCGCTTTTCCGGAAGGACGGTTCCACGCTGCATCCAGACCTTCCCGCCGATGCCGCCCGGCTGTTCTCCCCGTCCGGTGCCGTGGAAAACGAAATGCACGAGCAGGCCACCGAGACCATGGCGGATTTTCTGCGCGACAATCATATAGACGCGGTGCTTGCGGAATACGGTCCCACCGGCGTGGCCATGCTGGAGCCGTGCAGGCGCGCCGACGTCCCGCTGGTGACACACTTTCACGGCTTCGACGCCTCGCTCAAGCCGGTGCTTGCGAAATACCGCGAGGGCTACGCCAGACTTTTCGGGAATGCCGCCGCCATTGTGGCCGTTTCGCTGGAAATGCGGCGCGACCTGCTGCATCTGGGTGCGTCTGAAGACCGGCTGCACGTCAATCCCTACGGGGTGGACGCGTCCCTGTTCGACAGCGCAACCCCGGCCGACGCTGCCCCGCGCTTCATCTCGGTGGGCCGCTTCGTGGACAAGAAGGCCCCTGAGACCGTGGTCTGCGCCTTTGCCGAAGTGGCAAGGATGATTCCCGAGGCCAGCCTGCGCATGATCGGCGACGGGGTGCTGCGCGAGAGCGCCATGCGGCTGGCCCGCAACCTCGGCCTTTCGGACCGCATCGACTTTCCCGGCAATCTGCCTCATGAAGAAGTGGCGGAGGCCATGCGTGCGGCGCGCTGCTTCGTGCAGCACTCAGTCACGCCGGAAACCGGCGACAAGGAAGGCACGCCCAACTCGGTTCTTGAAGCTTCGGCTTCGGGCCTTCCGGTGGTCAGCACCCGGCACGCTGGCATTCGCGAGGCCGTGGTGCACGAAACCACCGGGCTGCTCTGCGAAGAAGGCGAGCTGGACGCCATGACGGAGAACATGCTGCGCATGGCCCGCGACCCCCAGCTTGCGGCCCTTTATGGCCAAGCCGGACGCGAGCACGTTCGCACCAACTACGACTTTGCAACACAGTTGGGCCGGCTTGAAGCCATTGTGGCCGAGGCGACCCGCTCCGGAGGCGCGCATGGGTGA
- a CDS encoding glycosyltransferase, translated as MRVTFCAYDRPGYVGGPNAGLMRLLPALKARGLRPECLLLTFGDERQCPAMRALRENDIPFQHAPYHPTTQQRVRWLLEAASRRRPDVFVPNLMPAAYFAAAHLKKHGIPSIGVMRSDDDFHHQLEELFITGRDRDRVDHWVCVSEYLRERISPNVSRAEAIPSSYDDCGTAPRTARPELREGQPLSIVYSGRLVERQKRISMLTEAMCRLTQRRNDVQATIVGDGPDRERVEAVLRRHPDASVTLHPPVNSACIQDVLREHHAAILTSEYEGLPLCLLEAMDAGLVPLATPTRSGIPELVKDGRTGFLLRDIDADLDRAVDALRTPGTFEQISTAASELVRSRYSPESCADNWAGLIRDVGSSATPKRVRMPLWLDLPANNGLREDDRATPLQAVRTTLESLCARGHHPFVNPRCLPRFVDLYTVRKRILGAVRDILPSAKGRVVDIGAGSAPYRNLFLDAPDVSGYLAVDFDCGPYDAPDMAWDGCRLPLDDASAGTVVLTEVLEHCEDAAAVLREARRILKPGGLLFLTVPFLWPLHDVPHDVCRYTPWTLEKLLAEAGFKDARVRPLGGFDAAMAQMLGLYIRRRSRGPIFTRIARPLLSMLAAPAVKALNAMDKPKDDFREGLMITGLYATALRQGDNG; from the coding sequence ATGCGCGTCACCTTCTGCGCATACGACCGCCCCGGATACGTGGGCGGGCCCAACGCGGGGCTGATGCGCCTGCTGCCTGCGCTCAAGGCGCGCGGCCTGCGACCGGAGTGCCTGCTGCTCACTTTCGGGGACGAGCGGCAGTGCCCCGCCATGCGCGCCCTGAGGGAGAACGACATCCCGTTCCAGCACGCCCCGTATCACCCCACCACCCAGCAGCGGGTGCGCTGGCTGCTGGAGGCCGCATCACGGCGCAGGCCCGACGTGTTCGTGCCCAACCTCATGCCCGCGGCCTACTTCGCGGCGGCGCATCTGAAGAAACACGGCATCCCATCCATCGGCGTCATGCGCTCGGACGACGACTTCCACCATCAGCTCGAAGAACTTTTCATTACAGGTCGCGACCGGGACCGCGTGGATCACTGGGTCTGCGTTTCCGAATACCTCCGCGAGCGCATCAGCCCAAATGTCAGCCGGGCCGAGGCCATCCCCTCAAGCTATGACGACTGCGGCACGGCTCCTCGCACCGCACGTCCGGAACTCCGGGAAGGCCAGCCGCTCAGCATCGTCTATTCGGGACGGCTGGTGGAACGCCAGAAACGCATCTCCATGCTCACCGAAGCCATGTGCCGACTCACGCAGCGGCGCAACGACGTGCAGGCCACCATCGTGGGTGACGGCCCTGACCGCGAGCGTGTGGAGGCCGTGCTGCGCCGGCACCCGGACGCTTCGGTGACGCTGCATCCGCCTGTGAACAGCGCCTGCATTCAGGATGTGCTCCGCGAACATCATGCCGCAATTCTGACCTCGGAATACGAAGGGTTGCCGCTTTGCCTGCTGGAGGCCATGGACGCAGGGCTCGTGCCGCTGGCGACGCCCACGCGAAGCGGCATCCCGGAACTCGTCAAGGACGGCAGAACCGGCTTCCTGCTCCGAGACATCGACGCGGACCTCGACCGAGCCGTGGACGCGCTGAGGACGCCCGGAACGTTCGAACAAATCTCCACCGCCGCATCCGAACTCGTCCGCTCGCGCTATTCGCCCGAGTCATGCGCAGACAACTGGGCCGGGCTGATCCGCGACGTGGGCAGTTCCGCCACACCCAAACGCGTGCGGATGCCCCTGTGGCTGGATCTGCCCGCCAACAACGGCCTGCGAGAAGACGACCGCGCCACGCCGCTTCAGGCCGTGCGCACGACTCTCGAAAGCCTCTGCGCGCGCGGGCACCATCCATTCGTGAATCCCCGCTGCCTGCCGCGCTTCGTCGATCTCTATACGGTGCGAAAGCGCATCCTCGGCGCGGTGCGGGACATTCTACCGTCAGCCAAGGGCCGCGTGGTGGACATCGGCGCAGGCAGCGCTCCTTACCGCAATCTCTTTCTCGACGCCCCGGACGTTTCAGGCTACCTCGCGGTGGATTTCGACTGCGGTCCCTACGACGCCCCGGACATGGCCTGGGACGGCTGCCGCCTGCCCCTTGATGACGCCTCTGCCGGAACCGTGGTGCTCACCGAGGTGCTGGAACACTGCGAGGACGCGGCCGCCGTGCTTCGCGAGGCGCGCCGCATTCTGAAGCCGGGCGGCCTGCTTTTCCTGACCGTGCCGTTCCTGTGGCCCCTGCACGACGTGCCGCATGACGTCTGCCGCTACACGCCGTGGACACTGGAAAAACTGCTCGCTGAAGCAGGGTTCAAGGACGCGCGTGTCCGTCCGCTGGGCGGCTTCGACGCGGCCATGGCCCAGATGCTCGGTCTCTACATCCGACGCAGGTCGCGCGGCCCGATCTTCACCCGCATCGCACGGCCCCTGCTCTCGATGCTCGCCGCCCCGGCGGTCAAGGCGCTGAACGCCATGGACAAACCGAAAGACGATTTCCGCGAAGGGCTCATGATCACCGGCCTGTACGCCACCGCGCTAAGACAAGGAGACAACGGATGA
- a CDS encoding ATP-grasp domain-containing protein, protein MSEKIRVLVTALGGTSHGQQILKALRHGELDYHIVGSDMTSRSSGRAISDEFVTLPPAGAPDYLESLERVIEAHGIQAVFHGCEQEMTVFSQNRERLEKNGVFFPVNPPRVLDICQNKARTNALLMEKGFEPPRYVSITSVDDTEQVDFLPAVLKPSSGGGGSAHVYIAQDQRELEFLAEYLLGFCPEVLAQEYMGTAEEEYTVGVLFGRDGELLNSIGVRRLVEGAISTRFRVPNRTGRADLGPQLTISSGISQGEVGKWPEVTQVCESIASVLGAEAPVNVQCRVVDGAVKVFEINPRFSGTTSLRAMAGYNEPEVLIRREVLGEEVTPGFSYREGTILRSLVEHWIAD, encoded by the coding sequence ATGTCGGAAAAAATACGCGTTCTGGTCACGGCCCTCGGCGGAACCAGCCACGGCCAGCAGATCCTCAAGGCATTGAGGCATGGAGAGCTCGACTATCACATCGTCGGCTCGGACATGACCTCCCGCAGTTCGGGCAGAGCTATTTCGGATGAGTTCGTGACGCTTCCGCCTGCCGGGGCTCCCGACTACCTTGAATCGCTTGAGCGCGTCATTGAAGCACACGGTATTCAGGCCGTCTTCCACGGATGCGAGCAGGAGATGACGGTTTTTTCGCAGAACCGGGAGCGGCTGGAAAAAAACGGCGTGTTCTTTCCGGTCAATCCGCCCCGGGTCCTCGACATCTGCCAAAACAAGGCACGCACCAACGCGTTGCTTATGGAAAAGGGTTTCGAACCGCCCCGCTACGTATCCATTACCTCGGTAGATGACACGGAACAGGTTGATTTTCTCCCAGCCGTGCTCAAGCCTTCCTCGGGGGGAGGCGGTTCGGCACATGTCTACATTGCGCAGGACCAGCGCGAACTGGAATTTCTGGCCGAGTACCTTCTCGGCTTCTGCCCGGAAGTGCTGGCGCAGGAGTATATGGGAACCGCCGAAGAAGAGTATACCGTAGGGGTGCTGTTCGGCCGCGACGGCGAACTGCTCAACTCCATCGGCGTGCGGCGTCTGGTTGAAGGCGCCATCAGCACGCGCTTCAGGGTTCCCAACCGGACCGGCAGAGCGGACCTCGGCCCACAGCTGACCATCTCCAGCGGCATCAGTCAGGGCGAGGTGGGAAAGTGGCCGGAAGTCACGCAGGTGTGCGAATCCATAGCGTCCGTTCTCGGCGCCGAAGCCCCGGTCAACGTCCAGTGCCGGGTGGTTGACGGCGCGGTGAAGGTCTTTGAAATCAACCCGCGGTTTTCGGGGACGACTTCGCTGCGTGCCATGGCGGGCTACAACGAACCCGAAGTTCTCATTCGGCGGGAGGTGCTGGGCGAAGAGGTCACTCCCGGATTCTCCTATCGCGAAGGGACTATCCTGCGGTCTCTTGTCGAACACTGGATCGCGGACTGA
- a CDS encoding B12-binding domain-containing radical SAM protein yields MKRFIILNVRKDVPGFLPIEECFLAEALTEHGAKDIEIRSVLPDELEACAEDIAGMAPDKTCVILWESASYKSCQTLLEYFQLADAIRRRSDVRLASGGYWASTLVDHYPERFQPFDIIVSGSDLRKAAEAFCTDKPGKGVEEVRDANGICDWNAWPLDLSRVSTPEKYIGNGYVSGYRTTFGCPMNCSFCYNNMLQDQGARYSERDLEKVRQDVEHILEVYGDTPLQLKDRNFFFNKERAFAIMDMLRSMGVRLASNLDVTVRDADEEIFKKCVETGVSNLFFGLESFHEDSLRRFNKKYSVDKLEYLFQLGETYEITLTGCLLLGLPWQTRDSIQEDVRKACGYMDRFKMLRINLNNYHPLMETALQKQYFPDVASTITLEELSDIYNFRMNAALQNKLYGPSFDDLNFEKLRSHALALNSISLLEHYHIPEALHPLFAPIRSLIQDNVMRSNEDNALNRYLTPEKIVETRRSLTRISLEIKKIMGGFE; encoded by the coding sequence ATGAAACGATTTATCATTCTGAATGTACGCAAAGATGTTCCCGGTTTCCTCCCCATCGAGGAATGCTTCCTTGCCGAAGCCCTGACAGAGCACGGCGCCAAGGACATTGAAATCCGCTCCGTGCTGCCCGACGAGCTTGAGGCCTGCGCCGAGGACATCGCCGGGATGGCTCCGGACAAGACATGTGTCATTCTTTGGGAGAGCGCCTCTTACAAAAGCTGCCAGACGCTTCTTGAATACTTCCAGCTCGCGGATGCAATTCGCCGCCGCAGCGACGTGCGACTGGCAAGCGGCGGCTACTGGGCTTCCACACTGGTCGACCATTATCCGGAACGATTCCAGCCGTTCGACATCATTGTTTCAGGATCCGATCTTCGCAAGGCCGCCGAAGCCTTCTGCACCGATAAACCCGGCAAGGGAGTTGAAGAGGTAAGGGACGCAAACGGAATCTGCGACTGGAACGCCTGGCCTCTGGATCTCTCCCGGGTCAGCACCCCGGAAAAGTACATCGGAAATGGTTACGTCTCTGGCTACAGGACAACCTTCGGCTGCCCCATGAACTGCTCCTTTTGCTACAACAACATGCTGCAGGATCAGGGCGCGCGGTATTCGGAACGCGATCTGGAGAAGGTTCGGCAGGACGTGGAGCATATTCTTGAAGTCTACGGGGACACCCCCCTGCAACTGAAGGACAGGAATTTCTTTTTCAACAAGGAACGCGCTTTTGCAATCATGGACATGCTTCGCTCCATGGGCGTTCGTCTCGCCAGCAACCTCGACGTCACGGTGCGCGATGCCGACGAGGAGATCTTCAAGAAATGCGTCGAGACCGGGGTCAGCAACCTCTTCTTCGGTCTGGAAAGCTTTCACGAAGACAGCCTGCGGCGTTTCAACAAGAAGTACTCCGTAGATAAACTGGAATACCTCTTCCAGCTTGGTGAAACCTACGAGATCACCCTGACGGGATGCCTGCTGCTCGGGCTGCCATGGCAGACCCGCGACAGCATTCAGGAAGATGTGCGCAAGGCATGCGGGTACATGGACCGTTTCAAGATGCTCAGGATTAACCTGAACAACTATCATCCGCTCATGGAAACGGCGCTGCAGAAGCAGTACTTCCCCGATGTCGCCAGCACGATTACTCTGGAAGAATTGAGCGATATCTATAACTTCCGCATGAACGCGGCCTTGCAGAACAAGCTCTACGGCCCTTCCTTCGATGACCTGAACTTCGAGAAACTCCGCTCGCACGCGCTTGCCCTCAACAGCATCAGCCTGCTTGAGCATTACCACATCCCCGAAGCGCTTCACCCGCTTTTCGCTCCTATCAGATCGCTGATTCAGGACAATGTCATGCGCAGCAACGAGGACAATGCCCTCAACAGGTACCTGACACCCGAGAAAATCGTGGAGACTCGGCGCAGCCTCACGCGCATCAGCCTGGAAATCAAGAAAATCATGGGAGGATTCGAGTAG